Proteins encoded in a region of the Streptomyces violaceoruber genome:
- a CDS encoding M50 family metallopeptidase — MFILGIVLFAVGLLFSIAWHELGHLSTAKMFGIRVPQYMVGFGPTLFSKKKGDTEYGVKAIPFGGYIRMIGMFPPGPDGRMEARSTSPWRGMIEDARSAAFEELQPGDEKRLFYTRKPWKRVIVMFAGPFMNLILAVVLFLTVLMGFGISQQTTTVSSVSQCVISQSENRDDCAKSDPASPAAAAGLRAGDKILAFDGVRTDDWDKLSDLIRANPGEDVPVVVERKGEEITLHATIATNKVAKKDSNGQIVQGEYVTAGFLGFSSATGVVKQDFGQSVTWMGDRIGDAVDNLAALPAKIPALWDAAFGDGPREADSPMGVVGAARVGGEIATLDIPPTQQLAMFVMLVAGFNLSLFLFNMLPLLPLDGGHIAGALWESLRRATAKVLRRPDPGPFDVAKLMPVAYVVAGVFVCFTLLVLVADVVNPVRIT, encoded by the coding sequence ATGTTCATCCTCGGCATAGTCCTCTTCGCCGTCGGCCTGCTGTTCTCCATCGCCTGGCACGAGCTGGGCCACCTGTCCACCGCCAAGATGTTCGGCATCCGGGTGCCGCAGTACATGGTGGGCTTCGGACCGACGCTCTTCTCGAAGAAGAAGGGCGACACCGAGTACGGCGTCAAGGCCATCCCCTTCGGCGGCTACATCCGCATGATCGGCATGTTCCCGCCCGGCCCCGACGGCCGCATGGAGGCACGCTCCACCTCGCCCTGGCGCGGGATGATAGAGGACGCCCGCTCGGCCGCCTTCGAGGAACTTCAGCCCGGTGACGAGAAGCGCCTCTTCTACACGCGCAAGCCGTGGAAGCGCGTCATCGTGATGTTCGCCGGCCCGTTCATGAACCTGATCCTCGCCGTGGTGCTCTTCCTCACGGTGCTGATGGGCTTCGGCATCTCCCAGCAGACCACCACCGTCAGCTCGGTCTCCCAGTGCGTCATCTCGCAGAGCGAGAACCGCGACGACTGCGCCAAGTCCGACCCGGCCTCCCCGGCCGCGGCGGCGGGCCTGCGGGCCGGGGACAAGATCCTCGCCTTCGACGGCGTACGCACCGACGACTGGGACAAGCTGTCCGACCTGATCCGCGCCAACCCCGGCGAGGACGTGCCGGTCGTCGTCGAGCGCAAGGGCGAGGAGATCACCCTCCACGCGACCATCGCCACCAACAAGGTCGCCAAGAAGGACTCCAACGGACAGATCGTCCAGGGCGAGTACGTCACGGCGGGCTTCCTCGGCTTCAGCTCCGCCACCGGCGTGGTGAAACAGGACTTCGGCCAGTCCGTGACCTGGATGGGCGACCGGATCGGCGACGCCGTCGACAACCTCGCCGCCCTGCCCGCCAAGATCCCCGCCCTGTGGGACGCGGCCTTCGGCGACGGACCCCGCGAGGCCGACTCCCCGATGGGTGTCGTCGGCGCCGCCCGCGTCGGCGGCGAGATCGCCACCCTGGACATCCCGCCCACCCAGCAGCTCGCCATGTTCGTCATGCTGGTGGCCGGCTTCAACCTCTCCCTGTTCCTCTTCAACATGCTCCCGCTGCTGCCGCTCGACGGCGGTCACATCGCGGGCGCGCTGTGGGAGTCGCTGCGCCGGGCCACCGCCAAGGTGCTGCGCAGGCCCGACCCCGGGCCCTTCGACGTGGCGAAGCTGATGCCGGTGGCCTACGTGGTGGCGGGCGTCTTCGTCTGCTTCACGCTGCTCGTGCTGGTCGCGGACGTCGTCAACCCGGTCCGCATCACCTGA